TCGCCCGCGTGACCCGCGAGGTGCCAGGCGTTGACGGCCCGCGCGCGCAGTCCGGCTCTCGCCGCGCCCGGTGCCTTGGGCGGCGATCGGCGTCCGGCCCAGTCGATCAGGCCTTGCCAGGAATCGCGCACGCCGCGGTTGATCGCCCACGCCCACAGGCCGCGCGCGTGTCGCCGCAGCGATCCCGATTCCTCGCGCTGGAACAGCGTCAGCGCGCCTTCGGCCAGCGGTGCCGTGAACAGCGCCTGCTCGTCACCGCGTTCCTCATGCGCCCAGAGGCGGCCATCCCCCGGCTCCGGACCGACGATCTCGAAGGATCCGGGCCGGCGCTCGCGGGCTTCGAAGACACGCAACCGACTGCCCGGTGCCACGATCAACCGACGCTCGGGGCCAGGTCTCAACAGCTCCACCAGCGCCTTCGGACGGTAGACGACGCAGAGCTCCACGTACTTCACCGGCGATCCCGGCGCACCGGACCAGCGCACGAAGCCGCCGAGGCGCTCGCGCACTTCGATCACCGTAGGGGTCGAGGTCGAGTCGGCAGACCCCGCGAGCTGACGGAAGACGGGCCGCTCCGGTTCCCGGCGGGCGGTCACCGGCGAGGGCGCGCCCAGTTGCCACAGGCTCGTCAGTTGATCCAGCGCCCGTTGCGCGAGCGCGCTGATCGTCAACGCCGGATTGATGCCGAGCGAGCCCGGCACGATCGCGCCGTCGAGCACCACGAGCCCGTCGTGCGTGGCCTCGTCGTCGCCGGAAAACACCCGCCCGATGGCATCGACGACGCCGTCGCTGCCGCGGTCGCCCATCGCGCAGCCGCCGAGCGGATGCACGCTGACCATGGGCCCTCGCGCGTCGTTCGTGAGGAAGGCCATCTCCGGCGGCAGCAGCTGCCACAGCGGATTGCGCAGCAAGCGTGCCCCCTGGGTGCGGAGCTGCCGTTCAAGCGCCTCATGACGGCGCGCGACCGCGGGCTCGTCGCGCAGACCGGGCCAGTCGACCTGCAGCCCGCCGGGTTCCTCGAAGCCCTCGCGTCGGACGAGTCGGCCGGTGCCACTGTCGCGCCCGACGATGGCCAGCGGCAGTTGACGCTCGGTCACCGATGGCCGCACCGCGAAGGGATCGTCGAAGTCGGCGCGTTCCTCGTGCGCGCCGGGGTTCGCATGCGCCAGCGCGTCCAGCGTCGCCGCGAGCGCGAAGCTCTCCTCGAAGATCGGACGCAGCGCGCCGGGGATCGCCAGGTCCTCGACGACATGGTCCGGCCCCGCCGCCCACACCCCGGTGATCGTCGGGCCCACCTGGCGCGCCGCGGGCGTTTGATCCTCGTCGGCGACGGCGTGAACCGTGCGCGGCCATTCGTGGCCGACCGCGATCACATCGCCGTTGGCCGAGAACGCCTGGCCCAGCATCCTCGACAGCGTCAACCCGCGATCCCTCGAGCGCATCAGGATCTCCGTCGATCCGAGGGTGCCGGCCGCGAGGATCACCCGCCGCGCGAGCACCTCGAAGGGCTCGCCCTGGCGCTGGCGCAACAGCTCGTCGGTGTGCTGCAGCGTGACGCGCCAGCCGGCGCCGGGAACCGCCGCCAGCGTTTCGACGCTCGCGCCGCAGACCAGCTCCGCGCCCTGACGCCAGGCCTGCAGCAGCAGGCCCGTGTCGAGCGATTGCTTGGCCTCGTGATTGCAGCCCGTGGCGCAGTCGCCGCAGGCGATGCAAGGCTGGTGCGACCAGTCGGCCGCACCGCGCGGGCGGTCATCCATCGCGACCTGGATCCTCGCGGCGCGCGTGCCCGTCGGGCCGAGCGCCTTCAACGCGTCGAGCCGGCGCGTCTTGAAACCGGTCTTCGCGCGCAGCCGCTCGATCGTGTTGTCGCCCTCGTCATCGCGCACGCCGAGCAGCCGCTCCGCGCGCTCGAACCAGGGCGTCATGTCCTCGTCCAGGAACGCCTGCGGCCAGCCGGGCTCGCGGAACACCGACGGATCGGGCCGCTCCATCACCCCCGCGTTGATCAGCGATCCGCCGCCCAGGCCGTTGGCCAGCGCGACGCACACGTCCGGCCCCAGCCGCAGATCGAAGAGCCCTTCGCGCCGCCCCATCGGCGCGTCCGCGCCGGGGCGCACGAGCCGCACGTGTCCCGGCAGATCGGCGAAGCGGCTGGGGAATGCGCCGGGCAGGTACTCGCGCCCGCGTTCGAGGACGACGACGTTGAGCCGCCGCCCCGCTTCGTCGCGTCGTCCCGCGAGCGCATGCGCCGCCGCCGCGCCGCCGTAGCCGCTGCCGACGATCAGCACGTCCACGGCGGCCGGGCCGGGTTCCGGGCTCGCCAGCCGCTCGGCCATCCAGTCCTCGAGCGGCCGTGACAGCCAGCGCGTGCCCTCAGAGCGGACTCTCGGCGCCTCCTCGAACGGTCGAGACATCCGCACCCTCCCTGCGATATTCGGCGAGCGCCGCCTGCATCGCGTTGATGAGCAGCTCCTCGGTGACTGGCTTGTGCAGCAGCATGAGGCCCGCGTCGTGGGCCTCGCGCAAGCGCTCGGGCGCAGTGTCGCCGCTCACGATCAGCGCGGGCAGTCCCGGGAACGCGCTTCGCAGCGAGCGCACCGCGCTGATGCCGTCCTCGCCGCCGCGCAGACGGAAGTCGGTCAGCAGCAGGTCCGGCTGCTGGCCCATGCTCTTGAGCAGGCCCTCGCGCGTGCTGCCGGCCAGCAGCACCTGGCAGCCGTGCGCCGTCAGCAGCGCGTGCATCGCGACGCGCACCGGCTCCTCGTCGTCGATCACCAGCACGCGCATGGGCGGCAGCGCCGGGCCTTGCGTCGGCGCGGCGCCCGGCCGCACCAGCGCGATGTCGGCGGCGGTCACGTTCAGCATGAAGCTCGAGCCGTGGCCCGGGGTCGAGCGCAGCGCCAGGTGCAGGTCCAGCAGGTCCACCAGCCGCGTCACGATGGACAGGCCCAGCCCCAGGCCCTTGGCGCGGTCGCGCTCCGGATTCCCGACCTGGTAGAACTCGTCGAAGATCCGCTGCTGCTCGTGTTCCGGGATGCCCATGCCGGTGTCGCGCACCGACAGGCGCCAGACTTCCTCGTCCTGGCCGCGGTTGACCTCGATCGCCACCTCGCCGCGCGCCGTGTACTTCAGCGCGTTGTCGATCAGGTTGCGCACCACGCGCTCCAGCAGCACGGGGTCGCTCTCGACGCAGGCCTCCGGCGGGCAGTCCAGCCGCAGCAGCAGGTGCTTGCGGATGGCGGCCGGCTGGAACTCCCGCTGCAGCCGGCCCAGCCAGGGCTGCAGGGCGAAGACCTGGTTGTTCACGGGCACCACGTTGGCGTCGAGCTTGGAGATGTCCAGCAGCGCGTCCATCTGCGAGGACAGCGAGTGCAGCGCCAGGTTCATCTGCGTGACGATGAGGCGGCCCTCGTTGTCCAGCGGCCGCTTGTCCAGCGCCGCGCCGAACAGCGACAGCGTGTGCATCGGCTGGCGCAGGTCATGGCTGGCGGAGGCGAGGAAACGCGTCTTCGCCGCCATCGCCGATTCCGCCTGTGCGAGCGCCTGGCGCAGCTGCTGGTTGCTCTTGTTCTGCTGCAGCCGGATCAGCACCGATTCGGCGAAGACGCGGTAGGTGTCGCGCGCCAGGCCGGTCAGGATCAGGCCGAAGAAGACGATCAGCGCCGACAGCACCCAGTCCAGCCAGCGGTGCTCCGCGCCGGGCTCGTGGAACAGCCCCCACGACAGCGCCGTGGCGAGCGTCACCGGCCAGAGGAAGACCTGGAAGACCACGCGGTGCCCGGCGGTCGTCGCGACCGCGCCCGCGCACAGGCCCAGCAGCACGATGGTCTGCACCATCCGCTGGAAGTCGCTCAGGTGGGGGGCGGCGATCAGCGAGGCGCTGAAGGCCAGGCCGTTGGCCAGGCTCAGCCACACGGCCCAGTCCATGCGCTGCTCGAGCGGGCGGTCCTGCATCTCCGGCAGCCGGCCCAGCACGGCCCAGCGCGTCACCAGCACCGCGTAGACGATGGCGAGCCATCCGTAGGCCAGCCAGGGCGACATCACGCTGGCCGCCATCACCGCCATCATCAGCGCGGCGATGCTCACCGGATACGGGACGCGGCGGCCCTGCTTGCCGATCAGGCGCAGCAGCTCGAGCTCGACGCTCGCCTGCTCGGCGCTGCGCTCACCCGCCATGACCGGAACAGACAGCGCCTGGCCGCTGCCGCGAGGGGAACTGCATGGGTTGTGTAAAGCTTGTTCTGGGCGGGCAATATATCTTGCCGATTCCCTTCACGCCCAAGCGTTCGCCCTGCGCCACGCAGATAAAACTATGCCGACCACCGCCACCCTTGCGGGCTTTGGTAGGTCGGCATAGCACTCCTCCCCTTGATCACTACGCTGAGGTCCAGGCAGCGAGCGATCGGGATCCAGTATGCAAAGCGACCCGCGGGTCGGATATCCCCCTCAAGAGGGAGACATTCTTTTACACCCGGACCCGCAACGGGGCCTGCGTGTCGCGCAACAGCTCCTCGATCAGGACCAGGTAGTAACCGAGCGGCGGCGTGCGCATGCCCGGCCGCTTCGCGAGGTCGTCCCAGCGGCGCAGCTGCAGCGAGGCGCTCGCCTGCGGATGGGCCATGAAGAGCAGCCGCTCCTCCGCGTTCATCGGACCGCCCTGCAACGCCAGGCTGTGGCGCGAGGCGTCCGACAGTCCCGGCCCGTACGCCGGGTCCGTGCTGACCAGATAGCGCTTGGCGGCGACGTGCAGCCGGATCGGCTCCACCACGGCCGGGCCCAGCCCGCCGGCGCGCAGCAGCGGCAACGCGGTCAGCTCGTGCTCGTCGTCCCGCAGGGGGGTGGCGGGACCGCCGTCCATCAGCTGCCCGATGTCATGCAGCAGCGCGGCGACTACAAGGCTATGCTCCGCGTGGGCCCACTCGGCGAGTTGGGCGCATTGGAGCGCGTGCTCCAACGCGGTGACGGGTTCCCGGCGCTCGTCCCCGTACTGCAGGTGTCCGCGACGGTGAAACACCGCCTCGATCTTGGCGATCAGGTCCATGGCAACTCCTAGCCATCGCTCCAAGGGCGGAGCGGGCGCCAGTCTCGACCCCGCCCATGACGGATCTGTGAAGCATGGTCGGGGCTCCCATTCAAATTGGATGAACAGTGGCCTCAGTTCCGGTGAACCGACGAGGGAGGGCGCACGCAGACACTGCATGCCAGCCCGGACCTCCTGACGCCCCAGGTTTTCCCAAGGACGCGAGCCCGACATGACCGCCATCGACCCCCAGAACAACGATCCCGACCAGCAGCCCACGCTGCCCGCCGAGACGCTCGACGCCGCGGCACCGCCGGTGGCCGTGACGTCGCCGGCGAAGACGATGCCCCCGGTTCCGGTGGCCGTCGCGGCGCCGGTGGCGCCCGCGGGCAAGACCCGGTACGACGGCCTGGCCATGCTCTTCCACTGGGTGCTGGCGATCGCGATCATCGGCACCTTCTCGGTGGGCTGGTACATGGCCGACCTGCCCTTCTCGCTGACGCGGCTCAAGCTCTTCAACTGGCACAAGTGGGCCGGCGTGACCATCCTGGCGCTGTCGGCGCTGCGGCTGCTGTGGCGCCTGACGCACCGCCCGCCGGCGGACCTGCCGATGCCGGGCTGGCAGAAGCTGGGCGCCCACGCGGTGCACTGGCTGCTGTACGCGGCCTTCTTCGCGGTGCCGTTGAGCGGCTGGGCCTACAGCTCGGCGGCCGGCTTCCCGATCGTGTGGTTCGGCGTGCTTCCGCTGCCGGACTTCGTCGGCAAGGACAAGGAACTCGCCGAATCGCTGAAGCAGGTCCACCAGTTCTTCGCCTACGGGTTGGGCCTGCTCGTCCTTGCCCACCTTGGCGCCGTGGTCAAGCATGTCGTCCTCGACAAGGACGGTCTGCTGCGGCGCATGCTCCCCGGCCGCGCCTGAGCGCACCGACCCCGATCGACCCGGACAACACCTGACCCCCAACGGGGATCCAAGTCCCTTCATAGACCCGCAGAGGACCACATGACCGCACGCATGGCCACCCATCTCTCGATCACCGCGCTGTCGGTGCTGAGCGCCGCCTTCATCCTGGTGGCGCCGGCGATGGCGCAGACCAAGCCGGCGGCTGCGCCTGTCGCGGCGGCTCCCGCCACGGCAGCGGCCGCGCCCAAGCTGGTGCCGGCGCAGAGCGACATCGCCTTCACCTTCCGCCAGATGGGCGTGCCGGTGGATGGTCACTTCAAGAAATTCGACGCTCAACTGGCCTTCGATCCGAAGAACGCCGCCGCCGGCAAGGTGACCTTGTCGATCGAGCTGGGCAGCGCCACGCTGGGCGACGCCGCGACCGACGCGGAGCTGGTCAAGCCCGAGTGGTTCAACGTCAAGAAGGTGCCGACGGCCACCTTCCAGAGCACGGCGCTGAAGGCGCTGGGCGGCGGCAAGTTCGAGGCCACCGGCAAGCTGACCATCAAGGGTCAGGTCAAGGACGTGGTCGTCCCGGTCGCGCTGGCGCAGGCCGGCGGCACGACGACGGCGACCGGCGCGTTCGCGATCAAGCGCCTGGACTTCAACATCGGCGAAGGCGAATGGAAGGACACCTCCATCGTCGCCAACGACGTGCAGGTGAAGTTCAAACTGGCCATCACCGGCATGGCGCCGTTGTAAACCCCGATTCTTTCCAACCGGTCCGGGTCCTTCGCCCGGTTCCTTTCCATCGCGGTACCCGCCGCGGTTTCCACCACTGTTGCGACCCCTGGTCGACAAGGACCCATTACCATGATGAAGAAAGCCCTGCTGCTCGCCTCCCTGATCGCCGTCACCGGCCTGGCGCAAGCCGAAGCCGCGACCTACGCGATCGACCCGACGCACACCTACGCCACGTTCGAGATCAAGCATTTCGGCACCTCGACCAACCGCGGCCGCTTCGAGAAGAAGGAAGGCACCGTGCAGTTCGACAAGGCCGGCAAGTCGGGCAAGGTCGAGATCACCTTCGACATGAACGGCATCAGCACCGGTTCGTCGCAGTTCGACACCCACCTGAAGAGCAAGGACTTCTTCGACGTGGCCAACAACCCGACGGCCAAGTTCGTCGGCGACAAGTTCACCTTCTCCGGTGACAAGGTCGCGACGGTGGCCGGCCAGTTGACGCTCAAGGGCAAGACCGCGCCGGTGACCCTGACGGCCACCAACTTCAACTGCTACGAGAACCCGATGCTCAAGCGCGAAGTCTGCGGCGGCGACTTCGAGACCACCTTCGACCGCACCGCCTTCGGCGTCGACTACGGCATCCAGTACGGCTTCTCCAAGGACATCAAGGTCATCGTCCAGGTCGAGGCCGTGAAGCAGTAATCCCCTCGGGAACACTTCACAACCAATGCCGGAAGGCCCGCGGAAGCGGGCCTTTCGCGTTTGTGGCGTTGCTACACCGCGGCCGTGACGGGGACGCCGGCAGCCATGGATATCAACCGCCCGCTGTTCGCGTGGTCTGCCATGAATGCCGTCACCGCGTGCGTCGTGCAAAGCTTGTTGAACCAGTCCCAACCGAATGAGGCTCGATAGGCGGCCGCAGACTCCGGCGAACTCCATGCAAGCAACTGATGCAGTTCCTCATGAAACTGCCGGAACGCGGCCACAGTATGGCTCCAGTGGCTGCTGCGCTGATGGCCGCTTGCAAACCAGTGCGCCTTCCAGATGGGTTCGAAGTGACAGACCCGGTTCCTCAATTGCTGAAGGCGCTTCATCCGAAGCAGCACGGGTTGCCTGTTGACCTCCCGGCTCCAATACGGCGGCTTCGAGTGCGGATGATGCGGGAAGACTTCCGTGAACGTCCTCGGCGCGTGTCGATTCGACAGGCCTTCCAGCAGATTCGGCCAGAACCCGAACGATAGGCATGCCACGACCGCGTCCGGTGACGGTTGCGGCTGCTTGCGCATGGGCGGGTTGCCTTCGGACAGCAAAAATTCGATCCGCTCGAACGATTTCCCCTTCAGCGGGATCGCGCCAGGCACTGCCCGGTCATACCAGGCAAAGGACGCGCTGGACTGCGCCGAGACCTGCATCGAGAGGGATCGATGAATCGCATTCCGCAACACCACCTCGACCAGTCCAACGAACGGATGGATGCTGGCACTCAGCGCCTGCGCCCACTGGTAGCAGCCCAATGTCGCTGTATCCGATGCCGGCGCAAACGCAGCGCTGTACGGTGTCATCCGAGCAGCGGACAAGCATTGGAGGACCTCAGTCGCCGTCGACTCTGACGCGAACTGCGAGATCGTCAATTGCGGCGCTTCCGCTCGTGGAAGAGTTTGACTCGTCAAGTTCAACTCGCTAATCTCCAGCCCCGTAGGCACTGCGGATCCCACTCCCGCACCTCTTGGCAGGTTCCAAAGCCGGTGATGCCCGCAGCAGCAGTAGAGCAAGACGCCACCTTCGGGTGGCGTTGAGCTTTCTGGGTCGCAGAACGCTGCGCAGCAGCAGGCCAAGACGTCTATCGTCCGTCGCCTTGGGTCACCCCGACATCAGCCGTGAACGACTTCACGCAGGCAATTTGACCAATCCGGGGTACCGGCCAGCAAAGGGCCGGCTGGCCCGCGTCTTCACGCCCCATAGACCTCCGGCCTGTCGCCGTTCGGTGCAGTCCATCCCGCCGTCCGCACGGCGCGTCGCCCGCCGCCCCGGGGACCTCGGGGTCTTGCGTAAAGTGCGCTCCATACGACAGGTCCTCCCATGAACGCGCCGACTCCCGCCTCCCCCACCCCGCGCCAGCGCTGGCAGAGCTTCATGAAGACTGCCGAGCAGGTCTTCCACGCCTACGGCAACTGGCTGGTCTCCATCACCTGGAAGCGCTTCACGCTGCTGGCGGTGATGCTGATCATCGGCGCCAACATCCTCCAGACCCTCCCGCCCTTCTCCTTCAGCTGGCAACTGCCGGTCGAGACGACCGAGACCATCCATCCGCCCAAGGACCTGCGCCGCGATCGCAACGCCGACCGCGACCGCCGCGACAAGGAGCGCGCCGCCGAGGTGGAGAAGAAGGTGGCCGAGGCGCAGAAGAAGGTGGAGAAGGCCACGCAGCCCGCCGACGCCGCCAATGCCGGCTCCGAGGCCGGGCACGGCGCCTCCGACGCGGTCGAGGGCGAAGGCCTGCGCTACGAGGTCCAGATCGACAGCCGCGGCGTGCGCATCGTGCCGCGCCATCCGGTCGCGGCCGCCGCCAGCGCCGCCTCCGCGGCGGACGCCGAAGGGGCCGTCGATCCCAGCCTGCCGTCCGTCGACATCCGCATCCCGAACGAGAAGCAGCGCGAAGCCATCCGCGACGCGGTGAAATCCGCCGCCGCCGACGCCAAGCGCGCCCTGGAGGAAGCCGCCGAGGAAGCCCGCCAGGCCAAGGCCGACGCCGAGGAAGCGCGTGACGAGCTCGAACAGGTCCAGCGCGAGACCTCCCGCAAGACCCGGTACCGCACGGTGCACCTGGGCGACTTCCTGGACAAGCTGGCCGTCCTGGTGGTGCTGGCCTCGGCGCTGCTGAAGGCCACCTACAAGGGTCGCCTGCAGGCCGAAGTGAAGGCCGCCAAGGCCACCGAGACCGCCGAGGCCGAATCGCTGCGCCGCCAGGTCGTCGAGGCCCGCATGGCCGCGATGCAGGCGCAGGTCGAGCCCCACTTCCTGTTCAACACGCTGGCCTCCATCGACCACCTGATCGAGACCGATCCGCCGCGCGCCTCGCAGATGCAGAAGAACCTGATCGCGCTGCTGCGGGCCTCGATGCCCACCATGCGCGAGGCCAACGCCAACGGCGGCGTGCGCGACCTGGGCCGCGAGATGGCCGTCATCCGGCCCTACCTCGAGATCTTGCAGGTCCGCATGGAAGAGCGCCTGGTGTCCCGCATCGAGGTGCCCGACGGCCTGCTGTCCGCCGAGTTCCCGCCCATGATGATCCAGAGCCTGGTCGAGAACGCCATCAAGCACGGCCTCGAGCCCAAGGCCGAAGGCGGCAGCCTGCTGCTCAAGGCCGAGATCGTCCACGGCAAGCTGCAGGTCACCGTCGCCGACACCGGCCTGGGCTTCGGCCGCGCCGCGACCTCGGGCACCGGCGTCGGACTGGCCAACATCCGCGAGCGCCTCTCGCTGCTCTACGGCAAGGCCGCCAGCGTCACCGTCGCCGAGAACCAGCCCTCCGGCACCGTCGTGATCATCACCGTCCCCTACCGGACGTCCTCCCACCACGCCCCCGAACAAGGGTCGCCAGGATCGCAAGGAGCACACGCATGAAAACGCTGTTCAAGACCTTTCTCGTCCTCGGATTCATCCTCGTCGCCGGCGCGCTGCTGCTCGGCTGGGGCGTGGTCCATCTGCTCGGCGATGTGCCGGGCGTGCACCTCACCGTCGACGGCGAGGAGGTCATCCTCAGCGGCATGGGCGTGGCCGATGCCTTCGGCGCCGGGCTCGGCCTGATCATCGCCTTCGTCGTGATGTGCCTGGTCGTGCCGCTGGTGCTGCTGCTCGGCCTCGGCCTGCCGCTGCTGATCCTCGGCGCGGTCGCGCTCGTGGCGCTGGCCGCCCTGGCGGGCGTCGGCGCGGTGGTGGGCTCGCCGCTGCTGCTGATCGGGCTCGTCGTCTGGCTGCTGGTGCGGGACAAGCCGCGCAAGACGCCGCGGGTTCCGTCCGCTCCGGCGGCGCCGACGATGACGTCCCCGGGCGAGCCCACCCTGCACGCCTGAGTCCGCCCCAGGCCCACCTTCGAGTCCGCCGCCGGATCGACCGTCACCTGCCCTAACATCGCCTCCCATGAGCGACACCAGCGACACCCCCCAAGGCCCGCGCGCCATCCTCGCGGACGACGAACGCCTGATGCGCGAGCAGCTGCGCAGCCGCATCGCCGAGGTCTGGCCCGAACTCCAGATCGTCGGCGAGGCCAAGAACGGCCTGGAGGCCGTCGAGCTGGTCAAGGAGCACAAGCCCGACCTGGTCTTCCTCGACATCCGCATGCCGGGCCTGACCGGCGTCGAGGCCGCCAAGCAGATCGCGCAGCTGCCCGACGACGACGACTGGTCGTTGCCCGAGATCGTCTTCATCACCGCCTACGACCAGTACGCGGTCGAGGCCTTCGAACAGGGCGTCTGCGACTACGTGCTCAAGCCGGCGGAGCGGGATCGCCTGATGGTCACCGTCGAGCGCATCAAGAAGCGTCTGGCGCTGCGCAGCGGCGAGGTCGAGCCCGAAGGCCCCAGCACCGGCACGCTGCAGCAGCTGCTGCACTCGCTGTCGGCGCGGGTGAACAACACCAGCGGCTCGCCGCAGTACCTGCAGTGGATCCAGGCCTCGGTCGGCCAGACCATCCAGATGATCCCGGTCGAGGACGTGCTGTTCTTCATCAGCGATGAGAAGTACACCCGCGTCCAGACGACGACGGTCGAGGCGCTGATCCGCAAGCCGATCAAGGAACTCGTCGACGAGCTCGATCCCAAGCTGTTCTGGCAGATCCACCGCTCGACGCTGGTCAACGTCAAGGCGATCAACGGGATCGGGCGGGACTTCCGCGGTCGGCAGCTCGTCGGCGTGCGCGGGCTCGATGAGAAGCTCGAGGTCAGCCGCAGCTACACGCATCTCTTCAAGGGGATGTGAGGCCGAAGGCTTCAGGACTGCCACCGCCGCTGGCCCTCACCCCCGCCCTCTCCCGCAAGCTGTATGGACCGAGGACATAGGTAACAGGCGTGCCAGGACATGGGTGACACTTTTCCCGCCTAGTCAGCGGGAGGACGAAGTTGCCCTGGAGCCAAGACACCGTGAAGGATCAACGAGAGGAATTTGTTCGACTGGCCCGACAGCCTGGCGCCAATATCAGCGAGCTATGTCGACGCAGCGGGATCAGCCGCAAGACAGGCTACAAGTGGCTCAGCCGAGACGATCTCGAGGATCGATCTCGGCGACCACACACCTCGCCGACTCGTACGCCCGAACAGCTGCAGGCGCAGGTGCTTGCAGTGCGGGCCGAATGTTCTGCTTGGGGCGGTCGCAAGATCGCGAAGGTGCTGGCGCGCGATCATGGTGTGCACGTAGCAGCCAGCACAGCCAACTGGGTGCTGCGCCGAAACGGCCTGATCGACCCGGCAGCAAGCCAGGCCGCGACGGCATGGCAGCGCTTCGAGCACGAGACGCCCAATGCACTGTGGCAGATGGACTTCAAGGGCCACTTCGCCACCGACACTGAGCGCTGCCATCCGCTGACCGTGCTGGACGATCACTCGCGCTTCAACATCGTGCTGCAAGCGCTGAGTAACGAGCGGCTAGAGTCCGTGCAGCCGGTGCTGCAGCGCGCCTTTGAGCGCTATGGGCTGCCTGAGCGCATCAACGCCGACAACGGTCCGCCCTGGGGCTCGCCGACGCGCGGAGCACTCACCGAGCTGGGCGTCTGGCTGATTCGCTTGGGAGTGCGGTTGAGCCACAGCCGACCGATGCATCCTCAGACCAACGGCAAGGACGAGCGATTCCATCGCACCCTGAAAGCCGAGTTGCTGGCCAGTCGGCACTTCAAGGACCTGGACGATGCCCAGCACCACTTCATCCAGTGGCGGCATCTGTACAACGCCAAGCGCCCGCATCAAGCGCTGGGCATGGACACGCCAGCCAGCCGCTACGCGGCCAGCCCGCGCTCGATGCCAAGCTCTTTGCGGCCCGTCGAATATGGCGATGGCGCCATCGTGCGCCGGGTCGGATACGGTGGACGGATCGCCTTCAAAGGCAACACCTACCGCGTCGGCAGAGGCCTCATCGGCCAGCCTGTAGCCCTACGACCTCACCTGGATCTTGATGGCAGCTTCGATGTCTTCTTCTGCCATCAAAAAGTACGCATGATTGACCTGTGCCAGGCTGACTAACCTGGACCTGACCTGTTACCCATGTCCTGGCACACCTGTCACCCATGTCCTCGGTCCATACAGCAAGCGGGAGAGGGAGTCCGACCGGCGCGACTCGCGGCACTGGCTCCTCTTGCTCCCTCTCCCGCTTGCGGGAGAGGGTGGGGGTGAGGGCCAGCAGACGTGGCAGTCAGTCAGCGTGGTGGACCCTTGAGCTTCACACCCGCCGCCGCCATCGCGCGGCGGACTTCCGGCGCATCCTCGAAGGCGGACTCCAGCTCCGGCTGCAGCGTCTCCAATTCCAGCCGCGAGTCGGGATCACCCGGGCGGTTCGACTTCCGCGACGACGCCCGCAGGCCGAGTCCCAGCGCCATCAGCGCGTAGAACAGGAAGGCGATCCGCGGCGCGTCGATGAGGCTGTCGAACAGCCCCACGACCACGAAGCCCGCCAGCCCGCCCACCACCGCCGGCGCCAGCGGATGGTGACGACCCGCGCCGAAGCTCAGCCGCACCAGCACCGTCACCAGCAGGCTGGTCCACAGCGCGAGGCCGAACAGGCCCTGCTCGAACAGCACATGCGCCGGCAGGCTCTTCATGTGGAAGGGCATGTGGTTGCGGTCGCTGGTGAAGAACCACCGCGCGAGACCATCGCTGAAATCGCCGTTCTGGATCACCGGACCGTGCACGCTGTCGGCGATCGAGATCGATGCGATCTCCAGCACGCCGCCGCGCCAGTTCTGCGTCACCGACGCCACCAGACGCTTGGGCGCCCAGGCCCGGCCGCCGAAGTCGACGGGCGCCTGGCCCAGCTTCAACTGCACCGGTTGCCACGCGCCGCCCTTCGGCTCGACATCGGCCTCGCGGTCCACGCAGCGCAGCGGGTAGAGCAGGAACTTCTCGCAGATCTCCACGCGCAGACGCGTCTTGAACTGCGTGCGCAGCGTCACCGTCGCCGCGACCTCGCCGGCCACCGCCGGCACGCGCTGGCTCAGCCGGAACATCTCGCCGTGGCCCATCT
This genomic stretch from Mitsuaria sp. 7 harbors:
- a CDS encoding cytochrome b, translating into MPPVPVAVAAPVAPAGKTRYDGLAMLFHWVLAIAIIGTFSVGWYMADLPFSLTRLKLFNWHKWAGVTILALSALRLLWRLTHRPPADLPMPGWQKLGAHAVHWLLYAAFFAVPLSGWAYSSAAGFPIVWFGVLPLPDFVGKDKELAESLKQVHQFFAYGLGLLVLAHLGAVVKHVVLDKDGLLRRMLPGRA
- a CDS encoding YceI family protein, with the protein product MAQTKPAAAPVAAAPATAAAAPKLVPAQSDIAFTFRQMGVPVDGHFKKFDAQLAFDPKNAAAGKVTLSIELGSATLGDAATDAELVKPEWFNVKKVPTATFQSTALKALGGGKFEATGKLTIKGQVKDVVVPVALAQAGGTTTATGAFAIKRLDFNIGEGEWKDTSIVANDVQVKFKLAITGMAPL
- a CDS encoding YceI family protein, whose translation is MKKALLLASLIAVTGLAQAEAATYAIDPTHTYATFEIKHFGTSTNRGRFEKKEGTVQFDKAGKSGKVEITFDMNGISTGSSQFDTHLKSKDFFDVANNPTAKFVGDKFTFSGDKVATVAGQLTLKGKTAPVTLTATNFNCYENPMLKREVCGGDFETTFDRTAFGVDYGIQYGFSKDIKVIVQVEAVKQ
- a CDS encoding sensor histidine kinase, translating into MNAPTPASPTPRQRWQSFMKTAEQVFHAYGNWLVSITWKRFTLLAVMLIIGANILQTLPPFSFSWQLPVETTETIHPPKDLRRDRNADRDRRDKERAAEVEKKVAEAQKKVEKATQPADAANAGSEAGHGASDAVEGEGLRYEVQIDSRGVRIVPRHPVAAAASAASAADAEGAVDPSLPSVDIRIPNEKQREAIRDAVKSAAADAKRALEEAAEEARQAKADAEEARDELEQVQRETSRKTRYRTVHLGDFLDKLAVLVVLASALLKATYKGRLQAEVKAAKATETAEAESLRRQVVEARMAAMQAQVEPHFLFNTLASIDHLIETDPPRASQMQKNLIALLRASMPTMREANANGGVRDLGREMAVIRPYLEILQVRMEERLVSRIEVPDGLLSAEFPPMMIQSLVENAIKHGLEPKAEGGSLLLKAEIVHGKLQVTVADTGLGFGRAATSGTGVGLANIRERLSLLYGKAASVTVAENQPSGTVVIITVPYRTSSHHAPEQGSPGSQGAHA
- a CDS encoding LytTR family DNA-binding domain-containing protein, yielding MSDTSDTPQGPRAILADDERLMREQLRSRIAEVWPELQIVGEAKNGLEAVELVKEHKPDLVFLDIRMPGLTGVEAAKQIAQLPDDDDWSLPEIVFITAYDQYAVEAFEQGVCDYVLKPAERDRLMVTVERIKKRLALRSGEVEPEGPSTGTLQQLLHSLSARVNNTSGSPQYLQWIQASVGQTIQMIPVEDVLFFISDEKYTRVQTTTVEALIRKPIKELVDELDPKLFWQIHRSTLVNVKAINGIGRDFRGRQLVGVRGLDEKLEVSRSYTHLFKGM
- a CDS encoding IS481 family transposase, with amino-acid sequence MPWSQDTVKDQREEFVRLARQPGANISELCRRSGISRKTGYKWLSRDDLEDRSRRPHTSPTRTPEQLQAQVLAVRAECSAWGGRKIAKVLARDHGVHVAASTANWVLRRNGLIDPAASQAATAWQRFEHETPNALWQMDFKGHFATDTERCHPLTVLDDHSRFNIVLQALSNERLESVQPVLQRAFERYGLPERINADNGPPWGSPTRGALTELGVWLIRLGVRLSHSRPMHPQTNGKDERFHRTLKAELLASRHFKDLDDAQHHFIQWRHLYNAKRPHQALGMDTPASRYAASPRSMPSSLRPVEYGDGAIVRRVGYGGRIAFKGNTYRVGRGLIGQPVALRPHLDLDGSFDVFFCHQKVRMIDLCQAD